GGgcagtgctaactgtaaaatCAAACAGAAAGACAGCTTGTGTTTTCTAAGTGCACCACTCTCTGCCAGCCCTAAACCTGTCTTGATGTTCAGTTACATTGGTTTGTTTGCACTGCAATAGTTATCTAGTAGTTTAGAATAGCTTTGTTTAGGAACTTTGAGATCAGCCACCTGTGTCATACATTATAATGATGACTTCAATAGTTCAGTAAACAGAAGAGAGGAATCCGTGCTACAGATCAAGTTGAGAAACCCTTTCCCACAGGACTCCAAACCCCTTCACTTACACATTCCCACACCATTGGCATATGCAGGATCTGGAAAGTATATATGGGGTAGCGTCGATTGAATTATTTAATGTGCTTGAAGTTTTGAAACTATGAAGTGGTTGTTCCAAACTGAATCCCAGCCAAGGGGATGCCGATGATGTCAATGACAGAGATGCACAGGGCCATTACAACTAAGGTACTGCATCTCCTATAAATATTCCACACATTTCTCAACACACTGGACGCCTTAATATTGCCTGTTTAAAACTAAAGAGCCTTATCTTGATGGaagtgcaaaggcacattttaaaCTGCATAAAACTAGAGAAGAACTGCTCTGAACAATCACgtaactgctcctttctgcatCTCGGGTGTTTCAGACTTTGTTGCATCATTACATGgcctcggatgagacgtaaagCCGAAGTCctactggaagtgactctgcagcagcagcagctgtgatgcatGGTTCAACCCCAGTCTCTAAGTCTCTCTGGATGCTAAAtgacttattaataataataataataataataataataataataataataataataataataataataataataataataataataggcgtGAGAAGGTCAGATGTCAATTATTGTTCCTTTGCTCTGTTTTCCTCTCTGGGTTTATCAATTTGCTCGTTCAGTTCTACCCATCACCATTATTCTATAGATTTGAATATAATAGCCCCTCTTGCCTGTAGGAGTGGTGGTGGTAGGGTGCTGTTGGGAGGCATTTCctagaaagaaagaacaaaatagGTTGAGGTTTGTTTTGATTGATGGTTGAAGCTGGGTCTATATTAactaaagggttaaaaaaaacttcataaattcaatgacaaacgtttcaactacaattattttcattgttttcaaatatgtTCTTGAAGATACTgcaaaagacttctagtcgaaacatctGTCTttgacctttatttatttattattttttttacagtaattttaaaaaactgattgtacctgaacacacaacccctgcACTATACTCCTGGCCGCAGAATGATGTTACAAGTTCTTGTGAATCACATCTCTCCAGTGATGATTCTTTTCCAGTACATTCCATTCTATACTGCCAGACAGGTTCTTGCCCCTTTCCATAGTGGGATCCTCTTAGAGCAGACACAGCGAAGCCACagcccagctctctgcacacaacCTGGGTGTCATTCATGTCCCAGTAACTACCACACACTGCCCCCCACACGCCAATGGAATTGAACTCAACTCTCCCAGAGCAGCTGCTGTTTCCATTGACCAGTCTGACAGGAACGGCAGCACCTGACAGTCAATAGAAGAGGAAATAAACTAGACATGTGCTGATTGGTCACATACCTGCACATATATACTTAAGAACAACATTGAAGTTCCTACCTGAACAAATTACACTGACAGCAGAACCATCTGTGCATTCCTGTATTCCGTTCTGTCCTGAAAGGCATCTCTCTAGAGAGGACTCTCTTCCTGTACAGCTTACTCCCAACAGCCAGGAGGGGTCTGTCCCTTCTCCAAAGAGTGCGCCCTCTTGAGGAGATACAGCGTAGCCACAACCCAGCTGTTTGCAGACCACATGAGCGGTGGCATTATCCAATCCATTGTCACACATTCTCCTTCTCTGACCTTCAAAATATAGCTCAACTCTCCCAGAGCAGTTATTACTCCCATTGATCAGTCTGATATCAAAGCCAAGTTCTGCCGTTAAACAAGAATACACATGCATTACACTTTGAAATGTTAACACATTGAAATGAGTTTAATGTGGAATCATTTCAAACCAGTGGATTACATTTAAGAAAGTGCAGAATGATATTGTTTCCTGGCAGGGTGTGTAAGAGGGAGAGAATCTCATCTGAAATTGGTATAGTGGAGGACAGATGTTGCCAGAACAATAGATAAGTATGAAAATGTAACGGGAAGGgtgaagggggtgggggtgggatcATTCACAAGAAAACAGAGTTCTGATTTCAATAAACTAATTGAGAATATCTGCTGACAGCTCTCTTTGCAGAGTACAATTTAACCAAATACATTTTGATGCAGACACATTGACAACCTGAGCCACTCTATAATTGTGCATTGGTTTTGAACAGGAGTCAATATGAAAATAATTGAGCAGTTCCATACATGAGTTGTCATGTCCGCATTGCAATCAATATGATAACGAAACAGAAGAAACGCCTTAAACATGCATGAGCCTGACATCTACATGAGTTACACAAACATGTTTTGCATTATTGTACAGAAAGCACATTGTGTATCATTTAGACATTATAACACAGTGGACGTTTTACACGTGCAGCGGCTCATTGTTTGTGAATCGCTGTAGCCttcttttatataataataaaaacacttattTATAAGAACCTACACCTGTGttctgttgtatttgaaatatattgcTTTGTTTAATAGGTAGTATTCACTGAACAGCCCTGGTACAGTGAATTAATATAGAGTCAATGCTTTCATTATCTAAATCATTATTTCAGATTGATCATTTTTAGGTCATAAAGCACAC
This genomic window from Acipenser ruthenus chromosome 53, fAciRut3.2 maternal haplotype, whole genome shotgun sequence contains:
- the LOC131723085 gene encoding scavenger receptor cysteine-rich type 1 protein M130-like, whose product is MCDNGLDNATAHVVCKQLGCGYAVSPQEGALFGEGTDPSWLLGVSCTGRESSLERCLSGQNGIQECTDGSAVSVICSGAAVPVRLVNGNSSCSGRVEFNSIGVWGAVCGSYWDMNDTQVVCRELGCGFAVSALRGSHYGKGQEPVWQYRMECTGKESSLERCDSQELVTSFCGQEYSAGVVCSGNASQQHPTTTTPTVSTALKTFTGK